The following are from one region of the Streptomyces tuirus genome:
- a CDS encoding DEAD/DEAH box helicase translates to MTLIDQLPRTPDPDALYEAFESWAGERGLTLYPHQEEALIEVVSGANVIVSTPTGSGKSMIAAGAHFAALARDEVTFYTAPIKALVSEKFFELCKIFGTENVGMLTGDASVNADAPVICCTAEVLASIALRDGRHADVGQVVMDEFHFYAEGDRGWAWQIPILELPQAQFVLMSATLGDVSFFEKDLTRRTGRPTAVVRSATRPVPLSYEYRYTPLTETLTDLLAARQAPVYIVHFTQAQAVERAQALMSINMCSKEEKEQIADLIGNFRFTTKFGRNLSRYVRHGIGVHHAGMLPKYRRLVEKLAQAGLLKVICGTDTLGVGVNVPIRTVLFTALTKYDGTRVRTLRAREFHQIAGRAGRAGYDTEGFVVAQAPEHVVENEKALAKAGDDPKKRRKVVRKKAPEGFVAWSEQTFEKLIGSEPEPLTSRFRVTHTMLLSVIARPGNAFEAMRRMLEDNHEPRKQQLRHIRRAIAIYRSLLDGGIVEKLDQPDAEGRTVRLTVDLQQDFALNQPLSTFALAAFELLDPESPSYALDMVSVVESTLDDPRQILAAQQNKARGEAVAQMKADGVEYEERMERLQDITYPKPLEELLFHAYNTYRKSHPWVGDHPLSPKSVIRDMYERALSFTELVSHYELARTEGIVLRYLASAYKALDHTVPDDLKSEDLQDLIAWLGEMVRQVDSSLLDEWEQLANPAEMTAEEAQEKADEVKPVTANARAFRVLVRNAMFRRVELAALDQVGELGEMDGESGWDADAWGEAMDKYWDEYEDLGTGPDARGPKLLLIEEEPENALWRVRQIFHDPNGDHDWGISAEVDLTASDAEGRAVVRVTDVGQL, encoded by the coding sequence GTGACCCTCATCGATCAGCTGCCGCGGACCCCCGACCCCGATGCCTTGTACGAAGCCTTCGAGTCGTGGGCCGGCGAGCGGGGTCTCACGCTCTACCCCCACCAGGAGGAGGCGCTGATCGAGGTGGTCTCCGGCGCGAACGTGATCGTGTCGACGCCCACCGGCTCGGGCAAGAGCATGATCGCGGCGGGTGCGCACTTCGCCGCGCTGGCCCGGGACGAGGTCACCTTCTACACCGCCCCGATCAAGGCGCTGGTGTCGGAGAAGTTCTTCGAGCTGTGCAAGATCTTCGGCACCGAGAACGTCGGCATGCTCACCGGCGACGCGTCCGTCAACGCCGATGCCCCCGTCATCTGCTGCACCGCCGAGGTGCTCGCGTCGATCGCGCTGCGCGACGGCAGGCACGCGGACGTCGGCCAGGTCGTGATGGACGAGTTCCACTTCTACGCCGAGGGCGACCGCGGCTGGGCCTGGCAGATCCCGATCCTGGAGCTGCCGCAGGCGCAGTTCGTGCTGATGTCGGCGACGCTCGGCGACGTCTCCTTCTTCGAGAAGGACCTCACCCGCCGCACGGGCCGCCCGACCGCGGTGGTCCGCTCGGCGACCCGTCCGGTGCCGCTGTCCTACGAGTACCGGTACACCCCGCTCACCGAGACGCTCACCGACCTGCTGGCGGCGCGCCAGGCGCCCGTCTACATCGTGCACTTCACACAGGCGCAGGCCGTGGAGCGGGCGCAGGCGCTGATGAGCATCAACATGTGCTCGAAGGAGGAGAAGGAGCAGATCGCCGATCTGATCGGCAACTTCCGCTTCACCACCAAGTTCGGCCGCAACCTCTCCCGTTACGTCCGGCACGGCATCGGCGTGCACCACGCCGGCATGCTGCCCAAGTACCGCCGCCTGGTGGAGAAGCTCGCGCAGGCCGGTCTGCTGAAGGTCATCTGCGGCACGGACACGCTCGGCGTCGGTGTCAACGTCCCCATCCGCACCGTGCTGTTCACGGCCCTCACCAAGTACGACGGCACGCGTGTCCGCACCCTGCGGGCCCGGGAGTTCCACCAGATCGCCGGCCGGGCCGGGCGGGCCGGCTACGACACGGAGGGCTTCGTCGTCGCGCAGGCGCCGGAGCACGTCGTCGAGAACGAGAAGGCCCTCGCCAAGGCCGGCGACGACCCGAAGAAGCGCCGCAAGGTCGTCCGCAAGAAGGCCCCGGAGGGCTTCGTCGCCTGGTCGGAGCAGACCTTCGAGAAGCTCATCGGCTCCGAGCCGGAGCCGCTGACGTCCCGGTTCCGGGTGACGCACACGATGCTGCTGTCGGTGATCGCCCGCCCCGGCAACGCCTTCGAGGCGATGCGCCGCATGCTGGAGGACAACCACGAGCCGCGCAAGCAGCAGTTGCGGCACATCCGCCGGGCCATCGCGATCTACCGTTCCCTGCTGGACGGCGGCATCGTCGAGAAGCTGGACCAGCCGGACGCCGAGGGGCGCACCGTCCGTCTCACGGTCGACCTCCAGCAGGACTTCGCCCTCAACCAGCCGCTGTCCACGTTCGCGCTCGCCGCGTTCGAACTGCTCGACCCCGAGTCGCCGTCGTACGCCCTCGACATGGTGTCCGTGGTGGAGTCGACGCTGGACGACCCGCGGCAGATCCTCGCCGCCCAGCAGAACAAGGCGCGCGGAGAGGCCGTGGCCCAGATGAAGGCGGACGGGGTCGAGTACGAGGAGCGCATGGAGCGCCTCCAGGACATCACGTACCCCAAGCCCCTGGAAGAGCTGCTCTTCCACGCGTACAACACGTACCGTAAGAGCCACCCCTGGGTCGGCGACCATCCGCTGTCCCCCAAGTCGGTCATCCGCGACATGTACGAACGGGCGCTGTCCTTCACCGAGTTGGTGTCCCACTACGAGCTGGCCCGCACCGAGGGCATCGTGCTGCGCTACCTCGCCAGCGCCTACAAGGCCCTCGACCACACCGTCCCCGACGACCTCAAGTCCGAGGACCTCCAGGACCTGATCGCCTGGCTGGGCGAGATGGTGCGCCAGGTCGACTCCAGCCTGCTGGACGAGTGGGAGCAGCTGGCCAACCCGGCGGAGATGACCGCCGAGGAGGCCCAGGAGAAGGCCGACGAGGTCAAACCGGTCACCGCCAACGCGCGCGCCTTCCGCGTCCTGGTCCGCAACGCCATGTTCCGCCGCGTGGAACTGGCCGCCCTCGACCAGGTCGGTGAGCTGGGCGAGATGGACGGGGAGTCCGGCTGGGACGCCGACGCGTGGGGCGAGGCGATGGACAAGTACTGGGACGAGTACGAGGATCTCGGCACCGGACCCGACGCCCGCGGCCCCAAGCTGCTGCTCATCGAGGAGGAGCCGGAGAACGCCCTGTGGCGGGTCCGGCAGATCTTCCACGACCCGAACGGTGACCACGACTGGGGCATCAGCGCGGAGGTCGACCTCACGGCCTCGGACGCGGAGGGCCGCGCGGTCGTCCGCGTGACCGACGTCGGCCAGCTGTGA